In a genomic window of Lepisosteus oculatus isolate fLepOcu1 chromosome 3, fLepOcu1.hap2, whole genome shotgun sequence:
- the LOC138237821 gene encoding zona pellucida sperm-binding protein 3-like, which produces MWFSSGLAFRLLTLLFLAVLCDAAQWRARANVQSGIRRKGVAFLDSPLLPRQQKQQVIRAVSAQCGESTIVVQVKTDLFGTGQLINASDLSLGDCAVTRQDTAAQLLIFEAELQACRSVLSTVDEQLVYSFSLNYTPKPLANTPIVRTNGAVVGIECQYMRLHNVSSNALKPTWVPYTSTKSAEDLLDFSLSLMSDDWRSQRSSNVFYLGDVLNIEASVTQANHQPLRLFVDSCVATLVPDQTSTPSYSFIENKGCLTDAKSTGSSSQFMPRTQDTKLQMKLDAFRFYQDARSSIYITCHLKVTPASQSVDSLNKDCYTEGSRSVRRQGAAVSCWCSGEGAALTLCPCCRWRSVDGSDQVCSCCDSSCVPSVRSRYWGGRSRRDLASTGGKAPLLCRSWHGSPRESGGQAVWSTARLVLLLLQLLSGKLMPLLVPCLCCKSRLLRGQWRQKARAPS; this is translated from the exons atgTGGTTTTCTAGTGGTCTCGCCTTTCGGCTGTTGACCTTGCTGTTCCTCGCAGTTCTGTGTGATGCTGCGCAATGGCGCGCCCGCGCTAACGTCCAATCCGGCATCAGGCGCAAGGGGGTCGCCTTTCTGGACTCGCCTCTGCTGCCAcggcagcagaagcagcaggttATCCGGGCTGTGTCGGCGCAGTGCGGGGAGAGTACGATCGTGGTGCAGGTCAAGACAGACCTGTTCGGCACCGGGCAGCTGATCAACGCTTCGGATCTCAGCCTGGGAGACTGTGCGGTCACCCGGCAGGACACCGCGGCGCAGCTCCTGATCTTCGAGGCTGAGCTGCAGGCGTGTCGCAGTGTGCTGAGT ACCGTGGACGAGCAACTGGTGTACAGCTTCTCTCTCAACTACACCCCGAAGCCGCTGGCCAACACCCCCATAGTGAGAACGAATGGCGCCGTTGTGGGTATCGAGTGTCAGTACATGAG GCTCCACAATGTGAGCAGCAATGCCCTGAAGCCCACCTGGGTCCCCTACACCTCCACCAAGTCTGCTGAGGATCTGCTGGACTTCTCCCTGAGCCTCATGAGTG ATGACTGGCGCTCCCAGAGGTCCTCCAATGTGTTCTACCTGGGGGACGTCCTGAACATCGAAGCCTCCGTCACCCAGGCCAACCACCAGCCCCTTCGGCTCTTTGTGGACAGCTGCGTGGCCACCTTGGTCCCTGACCagacctccacccccagctactCCTTCATTGAGAACAAAGG GTGCCTGACTGACGCCAAATCCACAGGCTCCAGCTCGCAGTTCATGCCAAGAACCCAGGACACCAAGCTGCAGATGAagctggatgccttcaggttctATCAGGATGCCAGGAGCTCA ATCTACATCACCTGCCACCTGAAGGTGACTCCTGCTTCCCAGAGTGTGGACTCCCTGAACAAGGACTGCTACACTGAGGGCAGCAGGTCAGTGAGGAGGCAGGGGGCTGCTGTGTCCTGCTGGTGCTCAGGTGAGGGAGCTGCTCTGACCCTGTGTCCCTGCTGTAGGTGGAGATCAGTGGATGGGAGTGACCAGGtctgcagctgctgtgactcGAGCTGTGTGCCAAGTGTACGATCCAGGTATTGGggtggcaggagcaggagggaccTGGCTTCTACAGGGGGTAAGGCACCCTTGCTCTGCCGCTCATGGCATGGATCTCCTCGGGAAAGTGGGGGTCAAGCAGTGTGGTCTACAGCCAGGCTTGTCCTGCTCTTGTTGCAGCTCCTGAGTGGGAAGCTGATGCCACTGTTGGTCCCGTGTTTGTGCTGCAAGAGCAGGTTGCTGAGAGGCCAGTGGAGGCAGAAGGCCAGAGCTCCCAGCTAA